Genomic segment of Coffea arabica cultivar ET-39 chromosome 1e, Coffea Arabica ET-39 HiFi, whole genome shotgun sequence:
ACAagtctttccttaatttctcgatagttaaggtacgaccgttaactatttctctaaccaagaaataatcctaggtacgaccataggatttaattacttgactgcattaataattagaaaagcccaaccctaaccaacaaacatgctacgagggtttatttaaattagatcatacgtttccctaatatgaaaccaatcacgctagtcgccactggtattaatcgatagaacaattacggattcaatcaattaatatgacagtagattattaggttaattcgaatatcgggcccttgacattcaaataacaaaataatcttaaacaattaaatcaagaaacgtacaaataccaataaataaaagaaataaataaaataattagatctcacagatgttcgGAACCGAGTCCTCAAATTGACCTTCGACTAGATGAGAAACTtaaccacgcctcatgagaaaatctccacataatttaattgaggtccaggccatcaaaggaaccaagaaagaataaaactaaactatgctaaaaactaAGCTAAAACTATTGATCCCCCAAAACCTCCTGTACGTTTGTCTTCTTAAAGCCAAAAGAAATGACTCAAGTTATCTAGTGGTCCCCACGGATTAGAAGTCAAGGAGCAAAAGAATTGGAGCCCTGCCGAATTGCTTGTTTCCTATTGCCAGCAGAGCTCTAATCTCCTAATCAGCAAGCAAATGCAGTCCGTCTCTTCCTCTCCTTGAGGGCCAGGTCGATGGAGCCTTCTTGAAGTCTCCCACTTATGGAGCAAGTCCCTACTTTTTTgtagtttcttgctccaatcccTGGAACTaagtccaaataccaaatataagtaaatattactaattaaaacaatatttggcaaggataaaagggaaattaataataaaataaccaacaattaacaccctatcactTGGCCAGTGTTTTCTGAGCAGTTTTACAATGAAAAACTTGTTCAGGTTTTGAAAGTTGGAGTCAGTGTTGGGGCAGATCATTGGAACTTATCTCCAATTAATGAGGGTCCTGTAGTGGAAAGCAAACAGATAGAGAAAGCAATAAGCCTATTGATGAGCAACTCTGAAGAAAGCCAGGAAATCAGAAAGAGGGCAAAGAAGATGGTAGCATTGGCAAAGGGGGCTGTGGAAGAAAGTGGATCATCCTATCAAAATCTGCTTGATTTAATTGGTGCATTAAATTAAAGAATGTGCTTTTGGTGTCAAGAGTTAGTTGTCGAAGGAGTACCACTACTATGATCGcaaaatgaaatgttttgaGATTGGAAAATGTCTCTAGATACTTTTTCTAAATTTGTTCAGTTTATTGTCTAAGGATGAAGGGATGCTGCAATGATAATAAAGAGAGTTGAATCCGGACACATTGCTCGTTTGGTTTTATGTTTCATGCCAATCTAAAAATGGCTGTGATTCTTCATCTATAATACAAGACAAACTTCATGCACTTTTATTTCTCATTCTAAcctaatttaaaataatatgaCTCGGCTGGTGGAGGAATTAAGAAGGAAAATAAGGAAAGATAGAGAAAAGAGGTGGTCAAATGGTTTTGAAAAAACATAGGTACTGACTAAAGACTAAAGAGTAGCAACTAGCAAGGGTCTTCCAAGGGGGAAGGAATTGATATGGATATGGCAACAGATGTACTTTAGAGGAAGGAATGGAAGTTGATTAGCGATACTCCTACATTTTTTCTTAGCAGTAGCCAGATTGATATATGTTTTCAGGTACCTGCTCCTTCTGGTGTCTTTTTAGTTAAGTCTGCTTTACAAGAAGTGAGAAATAAGTCATCTATTGTTGATGGAAGCATCTGGTGTGGCATAGCTCCACAGTCCCTCtgttctcatttgtattatggCTTTTATGCAAAGGGCGGCTCGGTACTGTAGACAGGCTTCTCAATTGGGGAATGGAGCATTTTGACCCTTTTATGTCTGCTACGCAAGCACAAAGATGAATCTCAAAGTTACCTTTTCTTTTTGCAGTCTAATTACTTGACAGCCGTGTGGAGTAGAATTATAAAAGCTTTGTTTGATCTTTAGAATTCCTCAGAGATGCCGAGATGAAACTACTATGGTTGTCAACTTATCTCCATTTCTGGTTGAAGACCTTTGGCAGTAAGGTGAAGGAACTGGCTTGTAACTGTTACACTGTACCAGATCTTGAAGGAGAGGAAGCAGATGCTACTCTCTTCCCAGTCTGCAAATAATGTTGGAGTTGTGCAATTTATTCTTTCATGCTGCCATGTACACTGGCATCATGGGAAAAGCACATACAGAATGGGGATTCTTCCTCCAAAACAATGGGTCTATTTGGACAgagtgttatttgaaatattatttggaataattactgtagcacctTTTGTGACGTGACGTATgcgagataaaaaaatgattgaaaatataaaaaagtgagTTGAAAAATGTGTGTATGATTCaggcgaaatattatttggaaaaacGGGTATCCAAACAAACATGTTTAGATAGGATGAGTTTATTTGCCTGTTTAGCTTTAGTATTATTGAGTATAATCTATAAGTTACATGTGATTTTCTGCAATGATCAATAAAATAAGTTTATTTGCCTTTAAATAATAAGTAAGAGAGTAGCAAGGGCTTGATCATCATCAGAGTGGCACCCCATAAATTTAAGATTCTTGACCATGCATCTGGCAATAGCTAGGGGTCATGCCTTTGAATTTACTTCCCCTGCAGCTTGCTGGAGAGTTCTACAATGAGAAGCGTGTTGAGCATGCATGTGCCAATGTGAGCTCTACAATCCGAGTTTGAAAGTTTACTGAGCACAAAATATTACTTAAATTTGGCTTGATTAATTGATGAATCAAGTTTGAATGGGCTCTAATTAAGCCGTAATCGATTTTATTATTGAGTAATTTGGTTCGTCTTTTAATTCTAGGCTATTCTAActcttttctttaaaaaaaatcttagatGGATAGAACTTTTAGCCCATTACACAAATTACCACTAAAAAATCTAAATGCATGATTACTTGAAAAGCCTACTCTCgtactaccaaaaaaaaaaaaaaagaagtttaagACCAATACTGAGATTACTTAAAAGCTTTGACTCCAAAACCACATAGCTTCCCTCTTTGGCACAAAGAATCTTCTGAGGCAACtgtcccccccccccacccccaccTCCACCCCACCCCACTTCTGCCAGTGGAGTTGCTACATCCGCTCATATGGCAACTTTTTGTTTTTAGCATTTGCAGTTCtcattttttgtcttcttttttatgttttctTGAAGATTAACTAGTAATTAGTGGAGAAAATAATGCTCTCTccatcccactttgatagttttattttctttttttatccatcccaaattatagtccattttttaattgaaaaatatttgtTAACTTTTAACTTCTATAAAATGCTCTTCTTTAATGTATTTTGTTAGTCCTTCCAttccactttgatagttttgtttttctttttcatcaatcccaaattatagtccatATTCTAATTAAAGAATATAATTGATTTTTAACTACTTTAAAATGCCATTATTTAATGTACATTGTTATCAATGAATATAACCTACACTAtaaattaattgttttgattcaTACATACTTTGAATAGTGCAATTTTTCATCAATATTATTGTTACAATTACTGTAAAGATGTAATGGTTACCTATAATACTAATACtaatgtaagggtattttagaaaaatagtatGCTAGATTTACTCATCCAATAAAGTtaactaattttcttaaattatatgaaaaaaaaatcatgattaccaaagtgggacagagagagTATCAATGAATATAACCTACTTTATACATTAACAAGTTTTGTACTCGTTCGTTGAACGGGAATCttcgaaaaataataaattatttagtcaattttataaaaatgtcgATATGAAATACAaacttaatatatattttactaTAACTTTTCTTAAATATATTACTATATGCGCATtgtaatataaaatattattataatataaatttgaacatctaattcagtaaataataatttaaaaatgaaaaaaaaataacattcgGCAATACCATAATATTCAAAAACAAGTGCagtaaatagtatcaaataatattctactcTTCAGaaacttatttttgtttttcttctgtttGAACATTCTCCTCGATTTGTTCGTGGAAATCAGAATTTATTGATTTTCCATTATCACTGCATAATAGCAAAGCAGGATAActaagtataaaaaaaataaatgatttatcgcATTCAAGATTGTGTATAACAACACGTAAAGAttatattttaagaaaataaaatagtatATTAAATCCACCTTCTCATGCAAATCTTTTTATGAGGATTTTCTTCCTCTGTAGTTTTTGCTGAACCTTCTGATGAATGATTCATATGAAGTGTATTGAAGTGTTGTTGATTAGAATCATCTGTTATACTAATTGAGATCTGGGAAGAAGATGCTTCAAGTTAGTATTGGTTGTCGGTTCCACCAATCTGATAataatttatcaaaattaaaggTAAAAATATTATGTGAGATATAATATGTGAAATATAAAAGAAATTCATTACTAATTCAAGATATATTACTAATCCTATGTGTTCATaaaaaaacaaacagaaaataaaaataaaaaaaaattcaagaaatattACTAAACTTTTACAATTGAAGATCAACAtgccttttttaaaaaaaaaatatgtattgaAAAAAGATATACCTGATAATCAAGAGGGGTGGAAACCCAAAATCGATGTTTTAATGTGCCAACCACTTGCACTGAAAATACCTAACCATGAATTTGATGCTTGAAATCAATATATTAGAGGCTATATGTAGCGTAGGCataagaaataagaattgataagaatataaaaagatattgataagaacattaaatgtaggtttatcttgatttaagttgtttaaagtacGTAACTTTGGGTAAGAAATAAGAATCctataatattaagaattcttatagGAAATAAAAATCAGTTCTCAAGACAGATTTTACCTACTTTGAAAGACCACCTCAACTATATCGAGTCCTTTAAGCGCATGGACTCCTATGATGTGGGCCCATACACTAAATACTCACCATCATCTAAGCAGAGATGTATTGTGAATCTTATAACCTAACAATGAGTATAACCTGCATGTTTTGATTAACAACGAACGAGTTTATAGAAATTTACAAACCCGTACTCAAATAGGAATTTATATTTGACCGTACTCGTGctcaaatagaaatttatatttgACCGTACAGGTCAAATACATATAGTTAATTGGATTCaattaaatttttctttttcaaaaatttcgtGCTATGCACTATGTCTTGATAACGcacttaataataaaatttattaagaatCTTATTTCCAACATCAGATATTGACTTCTGTTATTAATGGTTCCTTTTGAAATTAGTTACTTTTCTACTTCTGCTAGTGATAACAattcttatttattttggttctctatgcagtacacaaattattggcatgaatttggagatatatctaatagagatatttatgtttcttttatttatattgCATTACTTTCCAGTTCCATttttgggtaggaaataagaatcatataatattaagaattcttataggaaataagaattgatatataTCTAAACAAAAAAGGAGCAAGTCACGTAGGAAACTACTTATTGTCTCGTTAAGCcacgtaggaaagagaaaaCATGAAGAGATAAGAATGAGAATatgactttattatatatatatatatatatatatgattgcTTTAATTCATACTTTGAATGGTgcaaattttcatcaatattatttttgcaattaatGTAAAGGTACAATGGTTAGTTATACTACTAATATtaacataagggtattttaagaaaatagtaGGTTAGATTTATCCTTCCAATAAAATTAACTGATTTTTTGtaaattatgtaaaaaaaaaaaatcaaaactatcaaaatggAATGGAAGGAGCAGTAATGGTATAAAATTAACTTGCATTATATCTTTGTGTGTATATGTGTATGCTGAAAGTCAGTGCAACGCTGCAACCTTTAATTATAGTTTTACgagttaatcacattttatccccttaaagaatatcCCATTTCttagtttaccccctaacctttaattttgctcacttaaccccctttaggacaaaattgtccttgcattattttgacttttcatttaccttgttttcctctcttttatttctttttctgtttcttctttatttaattcttcctcttttccacaaaaattttcaccttaatgattgaaatttaaaaagagGAATTGTAAAGATCTattttctccttaaatgattaaaaaaatattcaaatcactttcctaaaatacaattttttagcctttcaattcttttaattttggattttcctcttttctttctagtttctcatttaattcccaaaaaaatatcttaagatgaaattgtgacctgattaataatcatcaattgaaatttgtgacacgtgtcatcatacaaaaaatcaaaattagtttttgatgccttttaaaccttcacccagaaatatgcaattacaaacttaaaacaaaaattttcgttgaaatggaatttctattgggaaggatgaaagagagaagaaagagaaaaagaaataaaagaaaggaaaacaatttcatcttatgatattttcttgagaataaaatgagaaactagaaagaaaagaggaaaattcaaaattaaaagaattgaaaggctaaaaaaattgtgttttagaaaagtgatttgaatatttttttaatcatttaaggagaagatagatctctgtaattcctcttttttaatttcaattattaaggtgaaaatttttgtgggaaagagaaagaattaaataaagaagaaagagaaaaagaaataaaacaaaggaaaacaaggtaaatgaaaagccaaaataatgcaagggcaattttgtcctaaaaggggttaagtgagcaaaattaaaggttagggggtaaactgagaaatgaggTATTCTTTAAGgagataaaatgtgattaaccctagtTTTGCATCATTGATGGAAGGGACCAGCAAGAATGAATTTGATTTAGGGTTACTCACATTTAATCCCCTTAAACTATaccccatttctcagtttaacccctaacctttaattgtGCTCACTTAACCTCCTATaggacaaaattacccttgcataattttgacttttcatttaccttgttttcctttcttttatttctttttctctttcttctttttttttaattcttcctcttcccaaaaaaaaaattcaccttaatgattgaaattaaaaaagagaaactGCAGATATCTATCTTcttcttaaatgattaaaaaaatattcaaatcactctcctaaaatacaattttttagcctttcaattcttttgattttgggttttcttcttttctttctagtttctcattttatttctaagaaaatatcttaagatgaaattgtgacctgattaataatcatcaattgaaatttgtgacacgtggcatcatacaaaaaatccaaattagtttttgatgccttttaaaTCTTTATccagaaatatgcaattacaaatgcaaaacaaaaattttcgttgaaatggAATTTTCTATTAGGaaaggatgaaagagagaagaaaaagaaaaagaaataaaagaaaggaaaacaatttcatcttatgatattttcttgagaataaaatgagaaactagaaaagaaagaggaaaactcaaaattaaaagaattgaaaggctaaaaaaaattgtatttaggaaagtgatttgaatatttttttaatcatttaagaagaagatagatctctgcaattcctcttttttaatttcaatcattaaggtgaaaatttttctgggaaagaggaagaattaaataaagaagaaagagaaaaagaaataaaagaaaggaaaacaaggtaaatgaaaagttaaAATTATGCaaaggcaattttgtcctataaGGGGTTaaatgagcaaaattaaaggttagggggtaaattGAGAAATGAGGTATACTTTAAGGGgattaaatgtgattaaccctttgATTTATGGCATGAGGTAAATGTTGGCTAGTTTTGAGCATGTCAGAATTAGTCATGTGAGTAGGACCAATAACGTTCCTGCCTACATAAtgtcattgatttttttttttttttccgatgCTACTCTGACTTTATCCTATTTTAGGGGGATTCAACTGGACCTATGAAAAGAGTGATGGAGACTAAATCACTATCGGATCAGACGGGTGTACCACACACCCGTCTGAATTTGGAGAGCCACACCTGTGACAATTAGTGGGTCCTACCAAGCCTTAAAGGCTTGATTACGTAATGTGCCGCTGGGCGAATTTGGAGAGCCACACGTATGACAATTAGTGGGCCCTACCAAGCCTTAAAGGCTTGATTACGTAATGTGCCACTGGGCCTTTGGTCCAGCGGTCACTGCTAAGCCTTCTAGAGTTTGATGGTGCAGGAAGTCAAGGGTTCGACCCTTGCCTTTCACAAAAATTTGTCATAATATGTGACGATTTTCAGTGACCATTTTCGATGGAGTTTCTACTCACATAATGTCATTGATGCTGCAACCACAAATTCATCATGAATGAAAGGCTCCAATTCgtttatcaaaagaaaaaaaaaagaatgaatttaATCTAGGGTCCCTTGCTGGAGCCAGGAGTATTGTGGAAGCCAATTATTCACATTGATAATCGATTGCCAGCAACTTTCCACCTCCTATGAAAGTGATAGCCGATAGGGCAGCCAACGCCCTTTTAAGCATTGAATTCGACTGCACCTTTTGCCCTGAACATAACAATTGATAGACCTACAACGTTGTATTAGCggatcaaaataaaaataaaaataaaaatcatccTTCCATCTATAAGGTAACCTCAAATAATGAATGAGCCAATGAGGGTGTTTGGTTTCTGCTTTGTTTTGGAAAGTTGTTCTTTTTAAATATAATGAAAAGTATAACTATATAAACGAATAAAAAGAGAAATACAGCCCAAAAAAAAGGACTCGATTAACAACATTTTAAAGATTGTGTATGTGTTTTGTATCAATTCAGCATTAGTGTTCAAGTTTACATTTTAAGTAAATTACGGCATACTCAGTTGTAATTTCGTCTATTATCACATGAACATTTTAAGTAAATTACGGCATACTCAGTTGTAATTTCGTCTATTATCACATGAACATTTTAAGTAAATTACGGCATACTCAGTTGTAATTTCGTCTATTATCACATGATATTTTAACGTTTTAAGTTATTCGCATAAAATCACTGTGACTttatataaaatgaaaatatgatgGAAAGCAACCCCCATAATATCATCCGTTGAAGTGCAACTATTTGCCCTTACTTAAATACTAAAGACAATGGTCCCGTTtgcaagtgaattttttggatgtttgtctaaaactttattgtAACTTACCgtagaagtttttaaatttttttttgaaatgtgtgaatttttgaatattttgaagtgtattgtttaaaaattttgaaaatttttttgagattactgtaactaaagttttttaaaaacttgctAGCTAGCAAAAAAACTTGACTACCAAACAAGGAATTTTTGACCAAATACTTTACTTGAAATTATAGGAGGATTATTTGTATATGCAAGAAACAACACGGATTTTGTTGGAAGACACCTAGGTCAAACACCATGGAGTTGCTTTCATCCATTCTCCACTTTACGTAAAAACTATAAAACCACATGGAGTTatataaatatcttgaaaactTAAGGAAGTTTTGTGCCATATCTGCTTTAATAGTATTTGAGAAAACTTCCAGCATAATCGAGCGTTATAATGAACATCATCTGTTCTACTAGGTGCAAACACCAAACGGTTTTTAAAACAGATGGAGGCACATAAATTTCTAAACCTCAAAACTCCActtccaaaaaagaaagaaaaaccctGTAGTTTTCTAGTCCATAAAACTCTATGTCTCTatccagaaatctgaaaatgTGAAAAGATCCCTTCACTGGACCACCAGTGCAGTGTCTTggtgaaaaatcacaaaaatctgAAGATTTTCTCAACCATACATCTATTTCTTTCCCAAAGAAAAAGTACCTTGAGAAGGTGTGGTTATGGCAGGGACAGATACCTGTTTCCAAGCAAATTATTGTACCAAGTTTCCTAGTTCATACAGGATACTAAAACTCTACAACACTCTCTGTAATTGTGAGAAGTCACATTACTGGATCATCTGTGAACTTTGGAAAACCTTTGCAAAAATTCAGTATGGCCTTGAGGAACAGCACTGCTAAACTTCATCTTCTATTTCTCCCGTTCTTCACACCAAGCCACATGATCCCTCTAGTTAATGCTGCCGGGCTATTTGCTGCTCAGGGCGTTAAGGTTACCATTCTCTCCACCAAACACAACACAGTCCTGTTTCAATCCTCCATTGATCGAGCCATCGAATTAGGCCATGATATCTCCGTTCACAACTTGAAATTTCCATCAGCTGAAGTGGGACTACCTGAAGGAATTGAAAATTTCAGCGTGGCAACCACACAAGAAATGCTTGCCAAAGTATTCAACGGTTTGATGCTTCTCCAAAATGCAATGGAAGAACTTATTCAATGTCTTAGTCCTCACTGTATTATCTCGGACAAGCAATATGCTTGGACAACTGATTTAGGTGAGAAGCTGAAGATACCGAGAATCTTGTTCTATCCAGAAAGCTTCTTTTGTCGCAGTTTGCGCCATAATTTGCAGCAGTATGAGCCTCACAAGTCAGTAAATTCAGATTCTGAGAGTTTCTTGATCCATGGTTTACCAGATAAGGTCGAAATGAAAAGGTCTCAACTGGAGGATCATATGAAGACCAAAACTCAGTACTCAGAGGTGGTATTAAAGCCAATAAAAGAATCAGAGCTTAGGAGCTTCGGCTTGCTTTTTGACACTTTTTATGAGTTGGAACCTCAATATGCAGATTACTTTAGAAATGTAAGGGGGATAAAAGCATGGGCCATTGGACCTCTTTTCTACTTCTCCAGCAAGGAGAAAACTGACAATACTACTGATGGAAAGGATAGTTGCTTAAAATGGTTGGATACTCAGGGGACCAACCAAGTCCTCTATGTTTCTTTTGGAAGTATTACAAAATTCTCTGACGCCCAGCTCAGGGAAATTGCATTAGCTCTTGAGGGTTTGAACCAGCCGTTTATTTGGGTTGTAAGGAAGAGAGAAAATGACCAAGATAATCAACAAGAGAGCTGGCTGCCAGATGGTTTTGAAGACAGAATAACTGAAGGAAACAAAGGTCTAGTCATTAGAGGTTGGGCTCCACAGCTAAAGATCTTGAACCATCCAGCAGTTGGAGGGTTTATGACTCACTGTGGTTGGAATTCGACGATGGAAGCTATGACTGCTGGGGTGCCATTGATTACTTGGCCATTGTTTGCTGAGCAGTTTTACAATGAGAAACTTGTTCAGGTTTTGAAAGTTGGAGTCAGTGTTGGGGCAGATCATTGGAAATTTTCTCCAATTAGCGAGGGTCCTGTAGTGGAAAGCAAATAGATAGAGGAAGCAATAAGCCAATTGATGAGCAACTCTGAAGAAAGTCAGGAAATCAGAAAGAGGGCAAAGAAGTTGACAGCAATGGCAAAGAGGGCTGTGGAAGAAGGTGGCTCTTCCTATCAAAATCTGCTTGATTTCATTGATGCATTAAAAGCATGTGCTTTGGTATTAAGAGTTAGTTGTCTAAGGAATAGAGCTATTATGTTCTTCAAATGAAATGTTACCTGTCAGAATACTAGAGAGGCTTAATTAGAGCTATTATATTTCAGCATTGGGAATAATTAGAGAGGCTTAATCTATGAATCCGCCTGTAAACCATGTGATATATTTTACAATCAATTGGTATAATGATGTATGATtatataagaaaagaaaaacgataGATAGTAGTGCATAACCGCGTAAAAAAATTTCATGTAGCTATTGCATTTACAACATAATTTACAAGTAATTGCATAGACTCGACCAACTTAAATATTTGCCTTCCAGTATTATTAACCACCCAATCTTGGAGTTGCTTGAAACACTTTTGTACTAGAATTTTACCTGTGCAGTAGCACGgtctttttaatttatttattgtgaatttatacaattaaaaataatttaaatatgaaaattacTAATAATCCTACACGTTCATCcatattaactttaaaaaattaatgtattcTAAATGCTCAATTATTTaccaattttaaaaatttgtttatatACTGTCACTATAATATGGTAGTATACATCAAATAATGTATTTCATATCAAAAACTTGGTAGATATtcttttttataaatatatcttttagataatttaaatttcTATAATAACCATAAATCTAGAAGTATATATTCATatttaattaagtagaaaaGATCCAGCAATCTGCTTTTTCATCAATAAATCAACAATATTGATAAATCTGTCAATGTAACagctaattcttttttttttcactaagctaattcaaaattaaggaaagaGATGATAAACAATTTGAATACCAATCAATGATATGGTGGTAAAAGGGAAATAATTTATGGAATATGTAAGATTTTAATAATTGCGATTTAAAAAAGATTTTACTATAGTTCTAgtatgtaataatttgatagaaaacaTATCTCATTAACataagattagttatttttaaaagtaattttagatatcattaagataagattagttattttttaaatttattttaaaattagggacaatttttaaacatataatataatattcaaTATAGATAAAACCCAAATGACCCATATCCCGTTAATTCTTTTCAATTAGGCATGCCACATAAGAATAAGTAACAACtctatttaaaataattactttcatatatatatatatatatatatattcctagATTATGAATTTATGATGGCTgtatctaaaaaataaaaatgctcACTTCTTTCAAGTTTACACGTCACACACCATTTTAATTTGTTGCTAT
This window contains:
- the LOC113690591 gene encoding nuatigenin 3-beta-glucosyltransferase-like is translated as MALRNSTAKLHLLFLPFFTPSHMIPLVNAAGLFAAQGVKVTILSTKHNTVLFQSSIDRAIELGHDISVHNLKFPSAEVGLPEGIENFSVATTQEMLAKVFNGLMLLQNAMEELIQCLSPHCIISDKQYAWTTDLGEKLKIPRILFYPESFFCRSLRHNLQQYEPHKSVNSDSESFLIHGLPDKVEMKRSQLEDHMKTKTQYSEVVLKPIKESELRSFGLLFDTFYELEPQYADYFRNVRGIKAWAIGPLFYFSSKEKTDNTTDGKDSCLKWLDTQGTNQVLYVSFGSITKFSDAQLREIALALEGLNQPFIWVVRKRENDQDNQQESWLPDGFEDRITEGNKGLVIRGWAPQLKILNHPAVGGFMTHCGWNSTMEAMTAGVPLITWPLFAEQFYNEKLVQVLKVGVSVGADHWKFSPISEGPVVESK